The proteins below are encoded in one region of Amycolatopsis acidiphila:
- a CDS encoding carbohydrate ABC transporter permease, producing MSTVTEPTAPARPPKARGAASARIPFSSRLSPTRFGLMLVAPVLVLLLAIVVYPVAYSLYLSFVRTNPITGRQTFVGLKNFQNVFTDPAFWHSTWLTLYYVVCVTVLAAGISLGMALLLREKFIGRPVLMAVIVLPWSLSTYAAGVVWRYVFSPQYGLLAGIFEKIGLSPVDFLSQNSVIPSLAVVHAWQFAPLGAYFLLASLQVIPEDLYKLGKVDGMGILRRFTAITLPYIRLPLSIFLVLVGGQAATAFDLIYFLTSGGPGSASQTLTYDIYQQTFQDQSFGAGAATSWVLLVVLTVVTAGYYAVAMSSSRREKKVS from the coding sequence ATGTCTACGGTCACTGAGCCCACTGCTCCGGCCCGGCCGCCGAAGGCGCGCGGTGCCGCGTCGGCCCGCATCCCGTTCAGCTCACGGCTGAGCCCGACCCGCTTCGGCCTCATGCTCGTCGCGCCGGTCCTGGTGCTACTGCTGGCGATCGTCGTGTACCCGGTGGCGTACTCGCTCTACCTGAGCTTCGTGCGCACGAATCCGATCACCGGCCGGCAGACTTTCGTCGGCCTGAAGAACTTCCAGAACGTGTTCACCGACCCCGCGTTCTGGCACTCGACCTGGCTGACGCTCTACTACGTCGTCTGTGTCACGGTGCTCGCGGCCGGAATTTCCCTGGGCATGGCACTGCTGCTGCGGGAGAAGTTCATCGGCCGGCCCGTGCTGATGGCCGTCATCGTGCTCCCGTGGTCGCTGTCGACGTACGCGGCCGGTGTCGTCTGGCGTTACGTCTTCAGTCCGCAGTACGGCCTGCTGGCCGGGATCTTCGAGAAAATCGGACTGTCCCCTGTGGACTTCCTGTCCCAGAACTCGGTGATCCCCTCGCTCGCCGTCGTGCACGCGTGGCAGTTCGCCCCGCTGGGCGCCTACTTCCTGCTGGCGAGCCTGCAGGTGATCCCGGAGGACCTGTACAAGCTCGGCAAGGTCGACGGCATGGGGATCCTGCGGCGGTTCACCGCGATCACCCTGCCCTACATCCGGCTGCCGCTCTCGATCTTCCTGGTGCTGGTGGGCGGACAGGCCGCGACGGCGTTCGACCTCATCTACTTCCTCACCTCGGGCGGACCGGGCTCGGCGTCGCAGACGCTGACCTACGACATCTACCAGCAGACGTTCCAGGACCAGAGCTTCGGTGCCGGCGCCGCCACCTCGTGGGTGCTGCTGGTGGTACTCACCGTGGTCACGGCCGGCTACTACGCGGTGGCCATGTCGTCATCGCGGCGCGAGAAGAAGGTGAGCTGA
- a CDS encoding carbohydrate ABC transporter permease, translating into MTLRRKVIIHLLALIAFVWSVAPLAWILVISLMYHHEFGSADIHLLPDQPTLANYIRLLGGSAANWDGSRMEPNAYGPLIRTGLLNSAEVAVLVTVVSMLVAVPAAYALARVQMRFRQAGLLTVVATRAIPPVATTVPFFTLYQALNLAGTKTGLVIAHLTITVPLLVWIGTSFFGGLPPGLERIAQVDGCSRWQAFWRIVVPASRPAMTAMAVIAFLTSWDEFTFALIFNTGTPAQTFPAALSSMFFQVSVPTEVASATVLGLIPPLVVAAIFQRYIRKVNLVGL; encoded by the coding sequence ATGACGCTCCGCCGCAAGGTGATCATCCACCTGCTGGCGCTGATCGCGTTCGTGTGGTCGGTCGCGCCACTGGCGTGGATCCTCGTCATCTCCCTGATGTACCACCACGAATTCGGCTCCGCCGACATCCACCTCCTGCCCGACCAGCCGACGCTCGCGAACTACATCCGCCTGCTCGGCGGATCCGCGGCGAACTGGGACGGTTCGCGCATGGAGCCCAACGCCTACGGACCGTTGATCCGCACGGGCCTGCTCAACAGCGCCGAAGTCGCCGTGCTGGTGACGGTGGTCAGCATGCTCGTCGCGGTGCCGGCGGCCTACGCGCTGGCACGCGTGCAGATGCGCTTCCGTCAGGCGGGCCTGCTCACCGTGGTGGCCACCCGGGCCATCCCGCCGGTCGCCACGACCGTGCCCTTCTTCACGCTGTACCAGGCGCTGAACCTCGCCGGTACGAAGACGGGGCTGGTGATCGCCCACCTGACGATCACCGTGCCCCTGCTCGTGTGGATCGGCACGAGCTTCTTCGGTGGACTGCCGCCGGGGCTCGAGCGGATCGCGCAGGTGGACGGATGCTCCCGCTGGCAGGCGTTCTGGCGCATCGTGGTGCCGGCTTCACGCCCGGCCATGACCGCGATGGCGGTGATCGCGTTCCTGACCTCGTGGGACGAGTTCACCTTCGCGTTGATCTTCAACACCGGGACGCCCGCGCAGACGTTCCCGGCGGCACTGTCGAGCATGTTCTTCCAGGTGTCGGTCCCGACCGAGGTGGCGAGCGCCACCGTGCTCGGTCTCATCCCGCCGCTCGTGGTCGCGGCGATCTTCCAGCGGTACATCCGCAAGGTCAACCTGGTCGGTCTTTAG